A single window of Loxodonta africana isolate mLoxAfr1 chromosome 10, mLoxAfr1.hap2, whole genome shotgun sequence DNA harbors:
- the CCDC196 gene encoding putative coiled-coil domain-containing protein 196 yields MMNGGNSSGSCLHSKTRISKADDNYLEELSEDLNLRKQELLEMLKPLEDKNNLLFQKLMSNLEEKQRSLQIMRQIMAGKCAHESSVVELIKEAEEMKQNLEKKNKMLRKEMEILWNKTFETEEPSDQQKAPQIKNKVNLQDGRAPKYPSSSRKTRSDQETSCTEKVKEIRKEKQQRKMEWVSYQEQANIFQNDFHGKVIELRIEALKNYQKANDLKLSLYLQQNFEPKQAFLNLRGSQGTMGSATTGRATTGRNEPNVRNLGSKTNKEQGAKGSRFDDKEGGSFF; encoded by the exons ATGATGAATGGTGGAAACTCTTCAGGATCATGCCTGCACTCAAAAACTAG aattTCTAAAGCAGATGACAATTACTTAGAGGAATTGAGTGAAGACTTAAACCTAAGGAAGCAGGAACTGCTAGAGATGCTTAAACCCTTAGAAGATAAAAACAATCTCTTATTCCAGAAGTTAATGTCTAACTTGGAGGAAAAACAAAGAAG TCTGCAGATCATGAGGCAAATCATGGCAGGAAAGTGTGCTCATGAATCCTCAGTAGTGGAGCTCATCAAGGAAGCAGAAGAGATGAAGCAGAACCTA gaaaagaaaaacaagatgcTTCGGAAGGAAATGGAGATTTTATGGAACAAG ACATTTGAAACAGAAGAACCCAGTGATCAACAAAAAGCACCACAGATAAAAAACAAGGTAAACTTGCAGGATGGAAGA GCTCCCAAATACCCCTCATCATCTAGGAAGACCAGGAGTGACCAGGAGACATCATGTACAGAGAAAGTGAAGGAGATAAGGAAG gaaaagcaacagaggaaaatgGAATGGGTCAGTTATCAGGAACAAGCCAACATCTTTCAG AATGACTTTCATGGCAAAGTGATTGAGCTGAGAATTGAAGCCTTGAAGAACTACCAGAAGGCCAATGACCTGAAATTATCACTGTACTTACAGCAGAATTTTGAGCCAAAGCAAGCATTCTTAAATCTTCGTGGGTCACAAG GTACTATGGGCAGTGCAACTACAGGCAGAGCAACCACAGGCAGAAACGAACCTAATGTG aGGAATTTGGGATCAAAGACCAACAAAGAACAAGGAGCCAAAGGAAGTCGGTTTGATGATAAGGAGGGCggctctttcttctga